CCGTCGCGAACCCCGCGGCGCCCCACCGGGCCGGCGTCCGGTCCGTCGAGGCCCTGCGCATCGACTGGAACCGGTCGGCCGAGGAGATCGGCGATCTCGTCCGGGCCCAGTCCCGTTCCTCCACGGCCGCCTACACGCACCACGGCGGGCGCCGCCTGGAGATCCTGGCCGCCACCGTCACGCCGGACCGGTACGACGGCGCGCCCGGCCGCGTGGTGCGCTCGACCTCCGACGGTCCGGTGATCGTGGCGGGATCGGACGGGCGGTCCGCGCCGGGCCGGGGGCTGGCGCTGCGGCGGGTCCGGACCGAGGACGGTACCGAGATGTCGGCGAGCGAGTACTTCGATCCGCAGCCGGGTGGACTGACGACCGAGAGCTGAACCGGACCGACCCGGAGACTTCTCCAGGTCCACATCTGCGTGGCTCTTGGCTGTTTGGACAAGCATATGCGGCTTGATGTACGAAACAGGATTGCACATGCAGTATGAAGGGAGGCGTGGTTCCCGGTACAGGAGGAGGCGGTGGCGGTGGCGGTGGACGTCCGTGACGTGCGGGGCGGTGCGGGGGACGTGGACCGCGGCGACATCGGTGCGGGCCACGCGCCTCACCGGCGCCCGGACCCGAGGATCGCGCAGTTCGTGGCCGACGCCCTCGGCGGTGCGCGCAGGGTGGTCAACGTCGGCGCGGGGGCCGGTTCGTACGAGTCGGCGGCGCGGGCCGTGACGCCCGTGGAGCCCTCGGAGTCGATGCGGGCACGGCGCGCCGCGGGCCTGCCGCGGGCGGTGGACGCGGTCGCCGAGCACCTGCCCTTCGCCGACGGGGAGTTCGACGGGGCGATGACGCTGTTCAGCGTCCACCAGTGGTCGGACGTGGGGGCGGGCCTGCGCGAGATGCGGCGGGTCACCCGGGGCCCGGTCGTGGTGCTGACCTGTGATCCGGAACGGGTGCGCGACTTCTGGTTGTACGAGTACGCGCCCGAGGTCCTCGACACGGAGGCGCACCGGTATCCCTCCATCGGAATGATGGCCGCGGCTCTGGGCGGTTGTGGGAGTGTGCGGGCGGTGCCGATTCCGTGGGACTGCACGGACGGGTTCAACGAGGCGTACTTCGGGCGTCCGGAGATGTTGTTGGATCCGGCGGCACGGCAGGCGTGTTCGGCGTGGAGCTTCGTGGACGACGGGGTCCGAGAACGCTTCACGACACGGTTGCGGGCGGATCTGGATTCGGGGGTGTGGGACGAACGGTTCGGTCATCTGCGGCGTCGGTCGTTCCACGAGGGGTCGCTCGTGCTCGTGCGCGCGACACCGGAATCGGAAGAGGAACAGTTCCATGGGGGTACCTGATCGGATGGACGAGCAACTGCGCGCACTGGGCCTGGTGGAGGCGCAACGCAAGGCGGTGGCCCTGTTCGCGGAGGTCGAGGCGCGGGGTCTGGTCGTGCCCGGCGCCGGTGAACGGGAGGTCAGCGACGGCATCCGGGACCTGGCCAACGAGATGTTCGGAACCACGAAGCACTGGCACAAGCGGATCGTCCGCTCCGGCCCGCACACGATGTTCCCCTACCGGGAGAACCCGCCCGACCGGATCATCGGGGAGGACGACATCGCCTTCGCGGACTTCGGCCCGATCTTCGAGGAGTACGAGGCCGACTTCGGCCGCACCTTCGTCCTCGGCGACGACCCGGTCAAGCATCGGCTCCGGGACGACCTCGCCCGGGTGTTCGCGGAGGGCCGGCAGGCCTTCCGCGAGGATCCCCACATCACGGGCAAGCGGTTGTACGCGGCCGTGGAGCACTCGGCGGCCGAGGCCGGCTGGACGCTCGGCGGCTGGCACGCGGGACACCTGGTGGGGGAGTTCCCGCACGAGCTGATCGACGGCGCCAAGGTGGAGTCCTACGTGACCCCGGACAACGACCATCCGCTGCGCCGCACCGACCGGGCCGGGTGGCGCTGCCACTGGATCCTGGAGGTTCACCTGGTGCACGGGCCGGGCGGCTTCGGAGGCTTCCACGAACAGCTCCTCGACCTCGCGTAGGCCCCCTCGCGCGGTGGTGGTCATCGAGCTGACGCCCCTCGCGGACGGACCGCCGGGGCCGCCCACGGCGACGGAGGGGCTCAGGGACGCGGGGAGAGTTCGGCCATGGCGCTCCAGCCCTGGCCGGGCACCTCGACGTTGATGATCTCCGGGGTCGAGGCGATGGCACCGGCCAACGTCTCCATCCCGGCCTTGAAGTGCTCCGACGCCACGTGCGCGGCCCCCGCCTCGGCATCGGCGAAGGCCTCCAGCAGGGTGTACTTGTTCGGGTCGTCGACGCTGCGCGACCAGTCGTAGAACAGGTTGCCCGGCTCCGCGCGGGTGGCCCGGGTGAAGTCGTCGACGAGCGTGAGCCAGTCGTCGCTGTGCTCCGGACGGACGTCGAACCTGACGGCTATGAAGATCATGGGCACCAGCCTGGCACCCGATGCCCGCCACCGCACGCGGGACCGGCCCGCTTTCCGACAGGCTCGGAAAGCGGCGCCCCGACAGCCGCGGAACGAGACCCCGGCGCCGCCCGAGCCCCACGGCCCGGGAACCCGGCCGCCCGCGCCGCCCGCGAACCGGCCGGCAGCCTCAGAGCAGGCCCGCCGCGCGGGCGAGCGCGCCCCGGACCTCCTCGGGGCGCCGCCGGTACTCCCGGGTCGGCAACGACACCGACAGCGCGTGCACCGCGTCGTCACCCCGGGGCCGCTCCGCCGGCAGGGCGACGGCCACACAGGTGTACACGGGGTCGGCCTCGCCCACCGAGACGGCGTAACCCTGCCCCCGCACCCGGGACAGCTCCGCCTCCAGCGACTCCGCGCTGGTGATGGTGGCCGCGGTCAGGCGTGCCATGCCGTGTTCCGTGAGGTAGCGCCGGCGCAGCGTACGGGGGAGCTCGGCGAGCAGCGCCTTGCCGTGCGCGGTGGCGTGCGCACGCGTCTCCCGCCCCGGCGTGAAGGGGTTCTCGGTGTCCGTCACGGGAGCCGTCGTGTCGACCACGGTGATCAGCCCGCCGCGGTACGCGGTGTAGTACGCCTCCGCGCCGGTGGCCCGGCGCAGTCGCGCCAACACGTCGCCGACGCCCGGCGCCGGCTCCAGGTGCCGCAGGTAGCTGCGGTGCAGCCGGGGAATCAGCGGCCCCAGCGCGTAACCGCGCGCCGTCCTTACGAGGTGGCCGCGCTCCGTGAGCGGCGCCAGGAGGTGGTAGACGGTCGAGAGGGAGCACCCCGTCCGGCGGGCCAGTGCCTTGGCGCTGACCGGCCCGTCCGCGTCGGCCACCGCGTCGAGGAGGGCCAGCGCCCGATCGACGGACTGCGGACCGTGGTGCGGCATGGCGGGTTCCCCGGGGGCGAATGGCGACGTACGAGACCTCCCGACCCTACGCCGGCGGGCCCGCGCCCCCGCCGCCCCGTCGGAGGGCCCGGCCACCGGATCGGCGGACCAGCGGCTGCCGGTTCCGCGCGGTGGAGGGAGGATGGAACCCACCCGGCACGCGTGCGTGGGAAGGGAGCGGGCCCAACCGCTGACCTCCGGGCCAGGTGGTGGGAAGGAGCGGCCGGCATGAGCAGTGCTGATGCCGTTCCCCCCGGTTCCGGCGAGTCCGGCGACGCGTTCTTCGCGGAACCGGGCGGGCTCCTGGACGACCTCGGCGTCGCGGCGGTGCTGCTCGACGACATCGGGCGGATCGCGCTGTGGAGCCCACAGGCCGAGGAACTGTTCGGTTACACGGCGCAGGAGGCCCTGGGCCGCTTCGCCGCGCAGCTGCTCGTCGGCGAGGAGCAGCGCGACCACGTCGTGGCCCTGTTCGCGGCGGTGATGGCGGGCGGCGGGCCGTGGGCCGGCGTGTTCCCGGTGTCGCACAAGGACGG
This region of Streptomyces sp. NBC_00513 genomic DNA includes:
- a CDS encoding class I SAM-dependent methyltransferase; this translates as MAVAVDVRDVRGGAGDVDRGDIGAGHAPHRRPDPRIAQFVADALGGARRVVNVGAGAGSYESAARAVTPVEPSESMRARRAAGLPRAVDAVAEHLPFADGEFDGAMTLFSVHQWSDVGAGLREMRRVTRGPVVVLTCDPERVRDFWLYEYAPEVLDTEAHRYPSIGMMAAALGGCGSVRAVPIPWDCTDGFNEAYFGRPEMLLDPAARQACSAWSFVDDGVRERFTTRLRADLDSGVWDERFGHLRRRSFHEGSLVLVRATPESEEEQFHGGT
- a CDS encoding M24 family metallopeptidase translates to MGVPDRMDEQLRALGLVEAQRKAVALFAEVEARGLVVPGAGEREVSDGIRDLANEMFGTTKHWHKRIVRSGPHTMFPYRENPPDRIIGEDDIAFADFGPIFEEYEADFGRTFVLGDDPVKHRLRDDLARVFAEGRQAFREDPHITGKRLYAAVEHSAAEAGWTLGGWHAGHLVGEFPHELIDGAKVESYVTPDNDHPLRRTDRAGWRCHWILEVHLVHGPGGFGGFHEQLLDLA
- a CDS encoding putative quinol monooxygenase encodes the protein MIFIAVRFDVRPEHSDDWLTLVDDFTRATRAEPGNLFYDWSRSVDDPNKYTLLEAFADAEAGAAHVASEHFKAGMETLAGAIASTPEIINVEVPGQGWSAMAELSPRP
- a CDS encoding IclR family transcriptional regulator; translated protein: MPHHGPQSVDRALALLDAVADADGPVSAKALARRTGCSLSTVYHLLAPLTERGHLVRTARGYALGPLIPRLHRSYLRHLEPAPGVGDVLARLRRATGAEAYYTAYRGGLITVVDTTAPVTDTENPFTPGRETRAHATAHGKALLAELPRTLRRRYLTEHGMARLTAATITSAESLEAELSRVRGQGYAVSVGEADPVYTCVAVALPAERPRGDDAVHALSVSLPTREYRRRPEEVRGALARAAGLL